The genome window AAGACCTAATTGATCGATAATTTGTTTGGGCGCATTTGTCATGAATGGCTGAATCATAACTGCAATATGACGTAAGCTTTCTGCCAAATTATTCATAACAGCAGCAAGTTTATTTTTATCGGCTTCCTCTTTTGCCAGTACCCAAGGAGATGTTTCATCGATATATTTATTCGTACGTGAAACTAATGACCATAATTCAGAAAGTACGACACTAAACTGCATTTTTTCCATACTTTCTTCATATCTAACACGTACATTCTCAGCATGTTCTTTTAATGCTGCATCAAATTGTGTCGCTTCCAAGTTTTCAGTAGGAATTACCCCATCGAAATACTTGTTCATCATGGAAACTGTTCTGTTTAAAAGGTTTCCTAAATCGTTTGCCAAATCGAAATTTGTCCGCTCGACGAATGATTCAGGTGAAAATACGCCATCTTGACCAAATGGCAGCTCACGCAATAGGAAATAACGTGTTGCATCCAAACCGTATCGTTCGATTAACATTTCCGGATACACAACATTACCTTTAGATTTCGACATTTTTCCGTCTTTCATCATAATGAAACCGTGTGCAAAAATTTTCTTTGGTAATGGTAAGTCCAATGCCATTAAGAAAATCGGCCAATAAATTGTATGGAAACGAACAATATCCTTCCCTACTACATGGACATCTGCCGGCCAATACTTATTGAATAGTTCTTCATTGTCAGAACCATATCCTAAAGAAGTAATATAGTTCGATAATGCATCTACCCATACGTAAATAACATGTTTCGGATTCCCTGGTACTTTTATTCCCCAGTCGAATGATGTACGGGAAACAGATAAATCTTCCAGACCTGGTTTAATGAAGTTATTGATCATTTCATTTTTGCGAGATTCCGGCTCGATAAACTCTAAATTATTTTCATAATAAGCAAGCAAGCGGTCTGAGTATTTCTTCATATTAAAGAAATATGACTCTTCCTTCACTTTTTGCACATCTCGCCCACAATCCGGGCACTTTCCATCGACTAATTGTGTCTCAGTATAATAAGACTCACAAGGCACACAATAAAGTCCTTCATACTCGCCTTTATAAATGTCACCGTTGTCTAAGAACTTCTGGAAAATTTTCTCTACAGAATCTTTATGACGTGATTCAGTGGTTTGAATAAAGTCATTATAGGAAATATCCATAGTATTCCATAATTTCTTGGCGCCTTCTGCAATTTCATTTACATAATCTTGCGGATGCATATTAGCTT of Solibacillus isronensis contains these proteins:
- the metG gene encoding methionine--tRNA ligase, producing the protein MSEQQTFYITTPIYYPSGKFHIGTAYTTVASDAIARYKRLKGFDVRFLTGMDEHGQKIQEKAQEANMHPQDYVNEIAEGAKKLWNTMDISYNDFIQTTESRHKDSVEKIFQKFLDNGDIYKGEYEGLYCVPCESYYTETQLVDGKCPDCGRDVQKVKEESYFFNMKKYSDRLLAYYENNLEFIEPESRKNEMINNFIKPGLEDLSVSRTSFDWGIKVPGNPKHVIYVWVDALSNYITSLGYGSDNEELFNKYWPADVHVVGKDIVRFHTIYWPIFLMALDLPLPKKIFAHGFIMMKDGKMSKSKGNVVYPEMLIERYGLDATRYFLLRELPFGQDGVFSPESFVERTNFDLANDLGNLLNRTVSMMNKYFDGVIPTENLEATQFDAALKEHAENVRVRYEESMEKMQFSVVLSELWSLVSRTNKYIDETSPWVLAKEEADKNKLAAVMNNLAESLRHIAVMIQPFMTNAPKQIIDQLGLDEKLLQWDTIETFGNVIPKNIKVAEKGTPIFPRLDTEVEVAYIREQMQSSVKTVQEEETTTVEAPDTEEITIDDFMKVDLRVATVLACEPVAKAKKLLKLQVDLGYEQRQVVSGIAEHYKPEELIGKRVIVVANLKPVTLRGELSQGMILAGSHEGVLTLATVDPKLANGAQVK